The Bacteroidota bacterium genome includes a window with the following:
- a CDS encoding HAMP domain-containing histidine kinase, giving the protein MRIVSPKLITFLAGTALVGLCVIQYYWISGAISQRHEHFGQDVREALMQVSRKYNREKAEMRIRKQLDYRRQSLFHPSLNSKTYGQLQVFEEFNTDSGGHHTSSRREQSYYGDTISKEYNSIPAYNTLYAPSHYLPNGFLKTDFNKTPVMFGNLFDEVIHINVYDDYNSYIDTALVDSLLKNELTSRGINTHYIWAILNTPVCVFKSDHHSLDPFQDSLLTSRYRVSLTPDNLFSQPRLLSVYFPNERSFILRSLWVMLILSAMFILFIILLFYYSITTIYRQKQLSEVKNDFISNMTHELKTPISTISLACEVLGDEDVTKTKERKDRYLSMIKEENKRLSVLVENVLQTAILDKGNFKLKPVPFDMHELIRAAIANVQLSVDKKQGSISCELRAEHSQIVADRTHIQNVIYNLIDNAVKYTPEKPKISIITSDLPGIFEFCVQDNGIGISRENQKKVFEKLYRVPTGNIHDVKGFGLGLSYVKAIIEKHGGQVWVESEPGQGSRFCVRLPFTPNEKPVL; this is encoded by the coding sequence ATGCGAATCGTTTCACCCAAGCTGATCACATTCCTGGCAGGAACCGCTCTTGTCGGACTTTGCGTGATCCAGTATTACTGGATAAGCGGCGCTATTTCGCAACGTCACGAACATTTCGGGCAGGACGTGCGTGAAGCGCTCATGCAGGTTTCGCGGAAATACAATCGCGAGAAAGCAGAAATGCGAATTCGCAAGCAGCTCGATTATCGCCGGCAGAGTTTGTTTCATCCGAGTTTAAATTCAAAAACGTACGGGCAACTGCAGGTGTTCGAAGAATTCAATACGGATTCCGGCGGGCATCACACTTCTTCGCGCCGCGAACAATCTTATTATGGCGATACGATTTCAAAAGAATATAATTCTATACCGGCTTACAACACACTTTATGCGCCTTCGCATTACCTGCCGAATGGTTTTCTGAAAACAGATTTCAATAAAACGCCGGTCATGTTCGGAAATCTTTTTGATGAAGTGATTCACATCAATGTGTATGACGATTACAACAGCTACATCGATACCGCGCTGGTCGATTCTCTTCTGAAAAATGAACTTACCAGCCGTGGCATCAACACGCATTACATCTGGGCTATTCTCAATACGCCCGTTTGTGTTTTCAAATCCGATCATCATTCGCTCGATCCGTTCCAGGACAGTTTGCTCACTTCGCGCTATCGCGTGAGTCTTACTCCCGACAACCTTTTTTCGCAGCCGCGTTTACTTTCCGTTTATTTTCCCAATGAACGCAGCTTCATTCTCCGTTCACTGTGGGTGATGCTTATTCTCTCGGCGATGTTCATTCTTTTCATCATTCTGCTTTTCTATTATTCCATTACCACCATTTATCGCCAGAAACAACTTTCGGAAGTGAAGAATGATTTCATCAGCAACATGACGCACGAACTGAAAACGCCGATCTCCACGATCTCGCTTGCGTGCGAAGTGCTCGGCGATGAAGATGTGACGAAAACAAAAGAAAGAAAAGACCGTTATCTCTCCATGATAAAAGAGGAAAACAAACGGCTGAGTGTACTCGTGGAAAATGTGCTGCAAACCGCTATTCTCGATAAAGGAAATTTTAAACTCAAACCCGTTCCGTTCGATATGCACGAACTCATTCGCGCAGCGATCGCCAATGTGCAGTTGTCCGTCGATAAAAAACAGGGAAGTATTTCCTGCGAGTTGCGTGCAGAACATTCGCAGATCGTTGCCGACAGAACACATATTCAGAATGTGATCTACAATCTCATTGACAATGCCGTGAAGTACACGCCGGAAAAACCAAAGATCAGTATCATCACGAGTGATCTCCCCGGAATTTTTGAATTCTGCGTGCAGGATAATGGCATCGGCATCAGTCGCGAAAATCAGAAAAAAGTTTTTGAAAAACTATACCGCGTTCCAACCGGAAATATCCATGATGTAAAAGGTTTTGGACTCGGCTTGAGTTATGTAAAAGCAATTATAGAAAAACACGGAGGACAGGTATGGGTGGAAAGCGAGCCGGGACAAGGCAGCCGCTTCTGCGTTCGTCTTCCGTTCACCCCAAATGAAAAACCAGTTTTATGA
- a CDS encoding DUF3078 domain-containing protein: MKKILFLFFLFPVFLHSQPASRTGRDSLVHDTAKAWKHGGLFALNFTQSSFTNWASGGSNSVSGQTTLTVFANYKKKVTTWDNGLDLAYGLLYQGTGLMRKTDDKIDFTSKYGRYAFKKVWYYSALAGFKTQFQPGYNYKDDISKTLISGFMSPAYLITAIGLDYKPSEKISLLVSPLTGRTTFVLDQALADSGAFGVKKAQYDLNGNKIANGANIRYEFGSYVRVQYKAEIMKNVTLTYRLELFSNYLKKPQNVDVNTELLLSMKINKHISAGLNMQAIYDDDVIIAVDSNHDGVIDAHGPRLQFRQVLGVGFSAKF; the protein is encoded by the coding sequence ATGAAAAAAATTCTTTTTTTATTTTTTCTCTTCCCGGTTTTTCTTCATTCACAGCCTGCCAGCCGGACGGGCAGGGATTCTCTTGTTCACGATACGGCCAAAGCGTGGAAGCACGGAGGTTTGTTCGCTTTGAATTTTACCCAGTCGTCATTCACCAACTGGGCTTCCGGCGGATCGAATTCTGTTTCCGGGCAAACTACACTTACTGTTTTTGCGAATTACAAAAAGAAAGTTACCACGTGGGATAACGGTCTCGATCTCGCTTACGGATTACTCTACCAGGGAACGGGGCTCATGAGAAAAACAGATGATAAAATTGATTTCACTTCGAAGTATGGCCGCTATGCTTTTAAAAAAGTCTGGTACTATTCTGCGCTCGCCGGATTTAAAACACAATTTCAGCCGGGCTACAATTACAAAGATGATATTTCGAAAACGCTCATTTCCGGTTTTATGTCGCCGGCTTACCTGATCACTGCTATCGGTCTCGATTACAAACCGAGTGAAAAGATCTCGTTGCTGGTTTCTCCATTGACAGGAAGAACAACATTCGTCCTCGACCAGGCGCTTGCCGATTCAGGCGCATTCGGTGTGAAAAAAGCGCAATACGATCTCAACGGAAATAAAATTGCAAATGGTGCGAACATACGCTATGAATTCGGTTCGTATGTTCGCGTACAGTACAAAGCGGAAATCATGAAAAATGTAACGCTCACTTATCGCCTCGAACTTTTTTCGAACTACCTGAAGAAACCGCAGAATGTGGATGTGAATACTGAACTGCTTTTGTCAATGAAGATCAACAAACATATTTCTGCGGGGCTGAACATGCAGGCGATCTATGACGATGATGTGATCATTGCTGTTGATTCCAATCACGATGGCGTGATCGATGCGCATGGCCCGCGTTTGCAATTCAGGCAGGTGCTTGGCGTCGGGTTCAGTGCGAAATTTTAA
- the mscL gene encoding large conductance mechanosensitive channel protein MscL produces MGLIKEFKEFAIKGNVIDLAVGVVIGTAFGKIVSSLIEDVITPLLLKPALDAAHLTKLEELTVMGTVKYGSFFAAVINFILVAFTLFLVIKGINAAKRREAKKPVPPPEPAKQELLLAEIRDLLQAKK; encoded by the coding sequence ATGGGGCTCATCAAAGAATTCAAAGAATTTGCGATCAAGGGAAATGTGATCGATCTCGCGGTTGGTGTGGTCATCGGCACTGCCTTCGGAAAGATTGTGAGTTCGCTCATTGAAGATGTGATCACACCGCTCCTTCTCAAACCTGCGCTCGATGCCGCTCACCTCACCAAACTCGAAGAACTCACCGTGATGGGAACGGTGAAGTACGGAAGTTTTTTTGCCGCAGTGATCAATTTCATTCTCGTTGCCTTCACACTTTTTCTTGTGATCAAAGGCATTAATGCTGCGAAAAGAAGAGAAGCGAAAAAACCTGTTCCTCCTCCCGAACCTGCCAAACAGGAATTACTGCTCGCCGAGATCCGCGATCTTCTGCAGGCGAAAAAATAA
- a CDS encoding SDR family oxidoreductase — MNIDLRGKHALVCGSSQGIGKAAAMELALLGADVTLVSRNEPRLKNAVADLGGEGKHNYLVADFSDPKQVKNVIADFLKKEKIIHILVNNTGGPSAGPIIEAKTEEFESAFSNHLLCNHILVQAVLPGMKNEKFGRIINIISTSVKQPIYGLGVSNTIRAAVANWAKTLSMEVAPFGITVNNVLPGATATQRLFVIIEGKMQKKGMSREEAEKEMLREIPAARFGAPEEVAAAIAFLATPAAAYINGINIPVDGGRTGNL, encoded by the coding sequence ATGAATATTGATCTCAGAGGAAAACATGCTCTTGTTTGCGGAAGTTCGCAGGGAATCGGCAAGGCTGCGGCTATGGAACTTGCATTGCTCGGCGCTGATGTTACACTTGTTTCGAGAAATGAACCGCGATTGAAAAATGCGGTGGCTGATCTCGGCGGAGAAGGAAAACACAATTATCTCGTCGCCGATTTTTCCGATCCGAAACAGGTAAAAAATGTAATTGCGGATTTTCTAAAAAAAGAAAAGATCATTCATATTCTCGTGAACAATACCGGCGGGCCTTCTGCCGGGCCGATCATCGAAGCGAAGACAGAAGAATTTGAAAGTGCATTTTCCAATCATCTTTTATGCAATCACATTCTCGTGCAGGCCGTACTTCCCGGAATGAAGAATGAAAAATTCGGGCGCATTATCAATATCATTTCCACTTCTGTAAAGCAACCGATCTACGGACTTGGCGTTTCCAATACTATTCGCGCTGCAGTTGCTAATTGGGCAAAAACACTTTCCATGGAAGTAGCTCCATTCGGGATCACGGTTAATAATGTGCTGCCCGGCGCAACAGCAACACAACGTTTGTTCGTGATCATCGAGGGAAAAATGCAGAAGAAAGGAATGTCGCGCGAAGAAGCGGAAAAAGAAATGCTCCGGGAAATTCCTGCTGCACGATTCGGCGCTCCTGAAGAAGTTGCAGCGGCCATTGCATTTCTCGCTACACCTGCCGCCGCTTACATCAATGGAATAAATATTCCGGTTGATGGGGGAAGAACAGGAAACCTGTAA
- a CDS encoding GNAT family N-acetyltransferase, protein MNLHFPAEFPLLKTKRLLLRAVHDRDSATVFHLYSNEKVMHQRGEPLFESKNEALQKIFYWRKLFATGNGIRWGIEFTSTKKLIGTIGMKKIFHQHFRADIGYELDPAWWNRGIMTEAVKAITDFGFEKMKLHSFEANITPGHIASQRVLEKIGFKNEAHFRENYFYQGWWDSGIWSLRKK, encoded by the coding sequence ATGAATCTTCATTTTCCTGCTGAATTTCCGTTGCTGAAAACAAAACGGCTTTTGCTGCGTGCAGTTCATGATCGTGACAGCGCCACTGTTTTTCATTTGTATTCCAATGAAAAAGTGATGCACCAGCGCGGGGAACCTTTGTTTGAAAGTAAAAATGAAGCGCTGCAGAAAATATTTTACTGGAGAAAATTATTTGCAACGGGCAATGGAATACGCTGGGGAATAGAATTTACTTCCACAAAAAAACTGATTGGTACGATAGGCATGAAAAAAATATTTCACCAGCATTTCCGCGCCGATATCGGTTACGAACTCGATCCGGCATGGTGGAACCGCGGAATAATGACAGAAGCCGTGAAAGCGATCACCGATTTCGGTTTTGAAAAAATGAAATTGCATTCTTTCGAAGCTAACATTACGCCGGGACACATTGCTTCACAACGCGTACTCGAAAAGATCGGTTTTAAAAATGAAGCACATTTCCGTGAAAATTATTTTTACCAGGGATGGTGGGATTCGGGAATATGGTCGCTCCGAAAAAAATAA
- a CDS encoding T9SS type A sorting domain-containing protein, whose translation MKKLLLFLSVSFLSAATFAQTIPNGGFENWNTSSYEDPMYYWMTSNQNNILRGLPVNANKVPDPQAGTYAIQLTTVSNATDTSFGYFINGDPNTLAGGIPYSQHPVTLTGYYKSNIPAGDTGIILVIFKQAGSAVSFDAGQFYGVHNTYTPFTVTLNIPGFATPDSVIIGAASSNAFVFNGIPGSMLQIDNIYFTGVVSQPTQLNGSFENWISRSMYTPVSWAVGGDTIYRSTSAHSGTYCLQLNNISSGGPNTGFGVATTGQLTNMGPVGGRPYTLMQDTLVGWYKFLPAGIDSATVWINCTNNASGVGGAYVGLPPAAVWTSFSIPFSSFSAPDTLGLTFASVFGNADSTNTGSILYVDDVELKSSLLSTGTEWNKFGLVKLYPNPASNVAWIEFENNNPSNEIILSITDASGRKVHEENISSTGQQRIAIDLQNFASGVYSVSLEQNGQRTVRRLIVQ comes from the coding sequence ATGAAAAAACTACTACTCTTTCTTTCCGTTTCATTTCTCAGCGCAGCAACATTCGCGCAAACGATCCCCAACGGAGGATTTGAAAACTGGAATACTTCATCGTATGAAGATCCGATGTACTACTGGATGACTTCCAACCAGAATAATATTCTGCGCGGACTTCCTGTGAATGCAAACAAAGTTCCCGACCCGCAGGCAGGAACTTATGCCATTCAACTCACCACCGTTTCCAACGCCACGGATACTTCTTTCGGATATTTTATCAATGGAGATCCGAATACTTTGGCTGGTGGAATTCCATACAGCCAGCATCCTGTTACACTCACCGGTTATTACAAAAGCAATATTCCTGCGGGTGATACCGGAATTATTCTTGTCATTTTCAAACAAGCAGGAAGTGCAGTGAGTTTTGATGCCGGGCAATTTTATGGCGTGCACAATACTTACACTCCATTCACAGTCACGCTCAATATTCCCGGATTTGCAACGCCGGATTCGGTGATCATAGGCGCTGCATCGAGCAATGCATTTGTGTTCAACGGAATTCCGGGAAGCATGCTGCAGATCGATAATATTTATTTTACAGGAGTTGTTTCGCAACCGACACAACTGAACGGAAGTTTTGAAAACTGGATTTCGCGTTCCATGTACACTCCTGTGAGTTGGGCTGTTGGTGGCGATACCATTTATCGTTCTACATCTGCGCATAGCGGAACTTATTGTTTGCAACTGAATAACATCAGCAGCGGCGGACCGAATACTGGCTTCGGAGTTGCGACAACAGGCCAACTCACTAACATGGGTCCCGTAGGCGGGCGTCCATACACGCTCATGCAGGACACACTCGTGGGCTGGTATAAATTTCTGCCGGCAGGAATTGACAGTGCAACAGTTTGGATCAATTGCACAAATAATGCGTCAGGAGTTGGCGGCGCTTACGTGGGCTTGCCTCCTGCTGCAGTGTGGACTTCTTTTTCAATTCCATTTTCTTCCTTCAGCGCTCCTGATACTCTTGGATTGACATTTGCTTCTGTTTTCGGAAATGCCGACAGCACGAATACGGGAAGTATTCTTTATGTTGATGATGTGGAACTGAAATCTTCATTGCTGAGTACAGGGACTGAATGGAATAAATTCGGGTTGGTGAAATTGTATCCGAACCCGGCGAGCAATGTGGCGTGGATAGAATTTGAGAATAACAATCCTTCCAATGAAATTATTCTTTCCATCACTGACGCATCCGGAAGAAAAGTTCATGAAGAAAATATTTCTTCCACCGGGCAGCAGCGCATCGCTATCGACCTGCAAAATTTTGCGAGTGGAGTTTATTCTGTTTCACTCGAACAAAATGGGCAGCGAACAGTGAGGAGACTTATTGTTCAGTAA
- a CDS encoding 3-hydroxyanthranilate 3,4-dioxygenase has protein sequence MITRPFSFKKWIDENRHLLKPPVNNKVVYKDTEFIVMVVGGPNARKDYHFNESEEFFYQLEGNVTVKIQENGKAVDVPINEGEIFLLPPNVPHNPVRGENTIGLVMERKRREGEKDGLLWFCEKCNEKLYEEYFVLTDIQTQFQGVFAKFYGNEKLRTCKNCGHVMEPPVPTKSSSH, from the coding sequence ATGATCACACGCCCTTTCTCTTTCAAAAAATGGATCGACGAAAATCGTCACCTGCTGAAACCTCCCGTAAATAATAAAGTTGTTTACAAGGACACCGAATTCATTGTCATGGTCGTTGGCGGACCGAATGCAAGAAAAGATTATCACTTCAATGAGAGTGAAGAATTTTTTTACCAGCTCGAGGGAAACGTCACGGTAAAAATCCAGGAGAATGGGAAAGCGGTGGATGTTCCTATCAACGAAGGAGAAATTTTCCTGCTTCCTCCGAATGTGCCGCACAATCCGGTACGGGGAGAAAATACAATTGGACTGGTAATGGAACGCAAGCGCCGCGAAGGAGAGAAGGACGGACTGTTGTGGTTCTGTGAAAAGTGTAATGAAAAACTTTACGAAGAATATTTTGTGCTCACTGATATTCAAACACAATTCCAGGGTGTTTTCGCAAAATTCTACGGCAATGAAAAACTGCGCACCTGTAAAAACTGCGGACATGTAATGGAGCCGCCTGTTCCTACAAAATCTTCCAGTCATTAA
- a CDS encoding response regulator transcription factor encodes MTEEKTTRILLAEDDPNLGHLLQEYLDAKGYQTVLATNGKEGFEQFRKGTFDLCLLDVMMPVKDGYTLAKEIRTINKNIPVVFLTAKSMKEDTIEGFNAGADDYITKPFSMEELLLRLKAILRRTQGHVIDMEQTQFTIGDYKYDYKRQMLDFGTRSQKLTSKEADLLRLLALHKNEVLDRSFALNTIWGDDSYFNSRSMDVYIAKLRKYLKDDPTVEIMNIHGRGFRLIAK; translated from the coding sequence ATGACAGAAGAAAAAACAACACGCATCCTGCTTGCGGAAGATGATCCGAACCTCGGACACCTGTTGCAGGAATATCTCGATGCAAAAGGATATCAAACTGTTCTTGCAACGAATGGCAAAGAAGGATTTGAACAATTCCGCAAAGGAACATTCGATCTCTGTTTGCTCGATGTGATGATGCCCGTGAAAGACGGCTACACACTTGCAAAGGAAATAAGAACGATCAACAAAAATATTCCGGTGGTTTTTCTCACGGCAAAATCCATGAAGGAAGATACCATCGAAGGATTCAACGCCGGCGCTGATGATTACATTACCAAACCATTCAGCATGGAAGAATTGTTGCTGCGGCTGAAAGCGATTCTCCGCCGCACACAGGGACATGTCATTGACATGGAACAAACGCAGTTCACCATTGGCGATTACAAATACGATTACAAAAGACAGATGCTTGATTTCGGTACGCGCTCACAGAAACTCACTTCGAAAGAAGCGGATCTTCTTCGTTTGCTCGCGCTGCACAAGAATGAAGTACTCGATCGCTCCTTTGCATTGAATACCATCTGGGGCGACGACAGTTATTTCAATTCACGTTCGATGGATGTTTACATCGCTAAACTGAGAAAATATCTGAAAGATGATCCTACCGTAGAGATCATGAATATTCACGGAAGAGGATTCAGGTTGATCGCGAAATAA
- a CDS encoding T9SS type A sorting domain-containing protein, whose product MKFKLLFAFIICACIVHAQVSVSLVSASASCLNPCNGALTFSASGGTPPYTYALAPATQLNTSGVFTGVCGTSYTVTVADLFGNTATYSGSLTLVTPALITGVTTAAVGPPFDYLATVNYTGGVAPYYVTWVRLPFNQVLRTDTVSSMNDTLSGLPPGEFNVTVTDSANTAMGCTQNTTPIPFSICDANAGTGTITIIPNDTVCSGDQIIVSFIPSPNGPVIPMAQTYFSDNPNCDPSSSVTGSYSCNITQTTIFGGFWIYGLTCTPVVYPPLTVTVMPCTGIHSYTSVNAISVFPNPSNRNFTVRTNETKAIPLEIFDETGRICFSAMVTDGEKIETSLPAGIYSCRFEKGNEANTVKLVVVL is encoded by the coding sequence ATGAAATTCAAATTACTTTTTGCTTTCATTATTTGCGCATGCATCGTGCACGCGCAGGTATCCGTTTCACTCGTGAGCGCAAGCGCGAGTTGCCTTAATCCATGCAACGGCGCACTTACTTTTTCTGCATCGGGCGGAACTCCTCCTTACACGTACGCGCTCGCACCCGCTACACAACTGAACACATCGGGCGTATTCACGGGCGTGTGCGGAACTTCTTACACCGTTACCGTCGCAGATCTTTTCGGAAATACGGCAACGTATTCCGGTTCACTCACGCTCGTTACTCCTGCGCTCATCACCGGTGTAACAACCGCCGCTGTTGGTCCTCCCTTCGATTATCTCGCAACTGTAAATTACACGGGCGGTGTTGCTCCTTATTATGTGACGTGGGTGCGATTGCCGTTCAACCAGGTTTTGCGCACCGATACGGTGAGTTCTATGAACGACACACTTTCCGGTTTACCTCCGGGAGAATTCAATGTGACGGTAACCGATTCTGCAAATACTGCGATGGGCTGCACACAAAATACTACGCCAATTCCATTTAGTATTTGTGATGCAAATGCAGGAACAGGAACGATCACGATCATTCCTAATGATACAGTTTGTTCAGGCGACCAGATCATTGTTTCATTTATTCCTTCTCCAAATGGCCCCGTGATACCGATGGCGCAAACTTATTTTTCCGATAATCCGAATTGCGATCCGAGCAGCAGCGTCACCGGTTCTTATTCGTGCAACATCACACAGACCACGATTTTCGGCGGATTCTGGATCTATGGATTAACATGCACACCGGTTGTTTATCCACCACTCACTGTGACCGTGATGCCCTGCACCGGAATTCATTCTTATACTTCTGTAAATGCAATTTCTGTTTTTCCGAATCCTTCGAATAGAAATTTCACAGTAAGAACAAATGAAACCAAAGCCATTCCACTCGAGATCTTCGATGAAACGGGAAGGATCTGTTTTTCTGCAATGGTAACCGATGGAGAAAAGATAGAAACGTCCTTACCTGCCGGCATCTACAGTTGCCGTTTTGAAAAAGGGAATGAGGCCAACACGGTGAAATTAGTGGTTGTGCTATAG
- a CDS encoding amidohydrolase, with protein MEILTIDIHTHILPENIPNWKEKFGYGGFIQLDHHKSCCARMIRDDGKFFREVEDNCWSADKRMHECDHHRVHVQVLSTVPVLFSYWAKPKDGLEISVFLNDHIAEIVKKFPKRFIGLGTIPMQDAKLAVQELERCRKIGLRGIQIGTNVNQKNLDEPEFFEIFSVCEKLGMAIFIHPWEMMGEKEMQKYWLPWLVGMPAETSRAICSMIFGGIFEKLPELRVAFAHGGGSFPATIGRVQHGFDCRPDLTAIDNNIPPKNYIGKFWLDSLVHDARMLEYIVDLFGAGRIALGSDYPFPLGENIPGELIKSMKWNDEKKEMLLHRSALEWLGMEKSFFEGA; from the coding sequence ATGGAAATATTAACCATCGACATTCACACCCACATTCTCCCTGAGAATATCCCAAACTGGAAAGAAAAATTCGGTTATGGTGGATTCATTCAACTTGATCATCATAAAAGCTGTTGTGCGCGAATGATCCGCGATGATGGAAAATTTTTCCGCGAAGTGGAGGACAATTGCTGGAGCGCGGACAAGCGCATGCACGAGTGCGATCACCACCGCGTGCACGTGCAGGTGCTCTCGACCGTACCTGTACTATTTTCTTATTGGGCAAAACCGAAAGATGGCCTGGAAATTTCTGTTTTTCTCAATGATCATATTGCGGAAATTGTAAAAAAATTTCCGAAACGTTTCATTGGGCTCGGCACCATTCCCATGCAGGATGCAAAATTGGCTGTGCAGGAATTGGAGCGTTGCAGGAAAATTGGATTGCGCGGAATACAGATCGGCACGAATGTGAATCAGAAAAATCTGGATGAGCCGGAATTTTTCGAAATATTTTCTGTGTGCGAAAAACTTGGCATGGCGATTTTCATTCACCCGTGGGAAATGATGGGCGAAAAAGAAATGCAGAAATACTGGTTGCCCTGGCTCGTGGGAATGCCGGCAGAAACTTCGCGCGCCATTTGCTCTATGATCTTCGGTGGAATTTTTGAAAAACTTCCTGAACTTCGTGTTGCATTCGCTCACGGTGGGGGAAGTTTTCCTGCAACCATTGGAAGAGTGCAGCACGGATTTGATTGCCGTCCCGATCTTACTGCCATTGACAATAATATTCCGCCGAAAAATTACATTGGTAAATTCTGGCTCGACTCGCTTGTACACGATGCGCGCATGCTCGAATACATTGTCGATCTTTTTGGCGCCGGTAGAATTGCATTGGGAAGCGATTACCCTTTTCCCCTCGGAGAAAATATTCCGGGAGAATTAATTAAATCGATGAAGTGGAATGATGAGAAGAAAGAAATGCTGCTGCACAGATCGGCGCTGGAATGGCTGGGGATGGAGAAGAGTTTTTTTGAAGGAGCTTAG